The nucleotide sequence CCAGCAATACGCCGGGAATGCGCGGATTAATCCGCCTGAGGCCGATAATCATTGCAAAAGCCAGCACGGCCATAATCAGTGTCGGCCAATGCGTGTTTTCACTGGCCGCCGCCAGGGTGTTCCATACGGTCTCGTAGTGATGCGGAGCTTTTTCAACAGTAACACCGAATATCTTGCCCAGCTGGGAGGTGGCAATAATGATTGCCGCAGCATTGGTGAATCCCAATACCACGGAGTGCGACAGGAAGTTGACCAGCACGCCCAGTCGCAACAGTCCCAGCGCCAGCTGGAACAGGCCGACCAGCAGCGCCAGCATAATGGCATAGGCAACAAAACCGCTTGAACCGGCCGTGGCCAACGGCTCAAGTGCAGCGGCAGACAACAATGACACCACCGCCACCGGGCCGGTCGCCAATTGCCTGGATGAACCGAAAATGGCAGCAATCATTGGCGGCAAAAATGCTGCGTACAAACCAAAATAAGGCGGCAATCCGGCCAACTGGGCATAGGCCATGGACTGGGGAATCAGCACCAGCGCCACGGTAATGCCGGCAATAATGTCGGCACGCAATACGGCCTTGTCGCGAAGCTCGCCAATCCAGCTTAAAAAGGGGACAAACTGACTAAAAAGGGAAAAATAACGACGGATTTTCACTCTTGACCTGAACTCCCGGAAAAATGCCGCGCACCAGGCAGACTGGCTTGCGGTCGTACTCAATCATTGTCAACGCAGCAACTGTACACAAAATAGGTGTAATACTAAAGAGCAGGAAGATTTGCAGCCAACAGGCCGGGCGCCCGGGAATGATTATAACGGCATCACTGGTTTCGGCCGAGCCGAAGGCTGAGCGTATCTCCTCGCTGGGTCATATCCAGATGTTTCAGGAAAGCCATGCCCAGGAGAATTTCGTCACCCCCTGTATTGGGATTGATATGGGCCCGAAGATCACGAAGCTCGATGGGCCCAATACCCACCCGGCTCAAACGGGTTGACCAGGCCCGGATCGGGCCATTGGCGGTCTGGTATACAAGCTCACCACCCCGTTCCAGCGCCAGTCGATCAGCCACCGATACGGGCACCGAAATATCCGTGGCCCCGGTATCCAGCATAAAGGTAACTGCCGTATCATTGATGTAGCCACTGGCAATATAATGGCCCCAACGATTTCGTTTCAGCACGACTTCGGCATCAGCGGAAACCGACAAATTGCGATTCGGATGATATTGCCGGTCGTGGATACCACTGAATAGCCAGGTGACCAGCATCAACACGGCCAGCCATGCCAGGTAAATCATCCATCGGCCAATACGGGCAGTGTCGTCGGAAGAATCGGGCGGTTCTGTTTTCATAATATATAAGTATAACGGATATGGCAGCGTCACAAAGCGGCGTATCGACATTGCCGATCATTGCGTTTACCCTTGCACTCCGGTTTTGCCCGGCTTTTCGGGTATATTGGTCACAAGGAGCCAAGATTGAGAACTGCAGACGAGACCAAAGAACTGGTTTATGTAAAGGATTCCGCCATTCACGGAAAAGGCCTGTTTGCCCGCATTCGCATCCCGCGCGATACCTATATCGGTACCTACGAGGGCCCGGTAGCGAGGAAAAACGGTTCACACGTGCTGTGGGTGTTTGACGACGAAACCGACGAGGTTATCGGGCGTTGTGGCAAGAACTGGTTACGCTACCTGAATCATAACAAGAAACCCAACGCCGAATTCGACGGTTTCGAATTGTACGCGCTGCGGGCCATCAAGCCGGATGAAGAAATCACCATTGACTACGATCCTGATGATGAAGGATATGTGGAAGATGACTGGAACCGTTAGTGACCGACAAAACACATCCCGAAAACCGCAATTTTGAGTTTGTGGACACGCCGGCAGCACTGGAAACCTGCTGCCGGGAACTGG is from Gammaproteobacteria bacterium and encodes:
- a CDS encoding SET domain-containing protein; translation: MRTADETKELVYVKDSAIHGKGLFARIRIPRDTYIGTYEGPVARKNGSHVLWVFDDETDEVIGRCGKNWLRYLNHNKKPNAEFDGFELYALRAIKPDEEITIDYDPDDEGYVEDDWNR
- a CDS encoding TIGR02281 family clan AA aspartic protease encodes the protein MKTEPPDSSDDTARIGRWMIYLAWLAVLMLVTWLFSGIHDRQYHPNRNLSVSADAEVVLKRNRWGHYIASGYINDTAVTFMLDTGATDISVPVSVADRLALERGGELVYQTANGPIRAWSTRLSRVGIGPIELRDLRAHINPNTGGDEILLGMAFLKHLDMTQRGDTLSLRLGRNQ